The sequence CACAACAATAGGGAGATTTTCATCAACTAAAGCCAAAGGACCGTGTTTCATTTCACCAGCAAGTATTCCTTCACTATGCATAAGTGCCACTTCCTTCACTTTCAAAGCACCCTCCAGAGCTGTTGCATAATTGTAGCCTCTCCCAAACACAAGGAGTGACTGCTCAGCAACCAATAGTTTTGCaagatccttcatttcttggtCAAGCTTCAACACCTCTCTGACATTGTCTGCAAAAacagaagagagaaaaataatcaCCTTTTAAACATTTCCtaaatttctttgaaaacagACTACATGCCAGAGACTAAAAACTTACTTGGCAAGTCAAATAGGCCATCTATTATAGCCTCTCTTCTTGCTTGATTGGAAATTGTATCACCTCCTATTGCTAGTGCTAACATGGCCATCACTACTATTTGACTTGTGTATGCCTATTAAATATAgtaatggaataaaaaaaccAACACCACTAGAACAAACAAAACGAGGATATCATAATTgtaatatttagttatttaccttgGTACTGGCCACGCCAATCTCACAACCAGCATTTATATGAATGCCACAATGTGTATGCCTGGCTATTGCACTACCAACAGTATTGGTTATGCCAACACATAATGCACCATTTTCTAAAGCATATTCCAATGCAAGCAAAGTATCTGCAGTTTCACCAGATTGACTAACAAAAACAGTTGTATCTTCTCTGTAAATTGGTCCTTGTCTATCCAAGAGATCACTAGCAATTTCCATCGTAACAGGGACACCTGTATGGTTCATATGAAATAAACAAGGGgacaaaaatcagaaaaaatggTTATCTGGAAAATAATACAGAAAGTAcagaatacattttttttattggcaccgggtgtctaggaacaacgtcctgactaatcccgggggtgcacaggccatcggcaaggagttttctgcaagtgcaccttgggtaattcaaggtgaaaatcccccagtccgatggcccctagagattgtttacacctaaggggatttgaaccttagacttggggggagcatacccccaagcccaaggtctttaccacttgagccaacccctaggggttgaaGTACACAGAACACTTACCAGAAAGTTCTTCCAAGATGGGTCTTGCAGCTAAAGCAGCATTGTAGCTTGTTCCACAACCAATAAAAACAATCCGCCTACTTCGCCTAATTGTTTTAAGGTGATCCTTCAGCCCACCCAAAAGAACGGTCTTGGCTTTGCAGGTGCCACCACGTATAAGTCTCCCCCTCATCGTGGTTTTTAAAGATTCCGGTTGTTCATGAATTTCTTTCTGCATATAATGCTCAtaatttcctttatttatttgctCAACCTCCATCTCAAGAACGGATAATGCACGTTGAACTGAAGCAGGCCTAGAAAGGGAACGGCCATGTTTTCCCTTGTCATTATCAAACTTGAGTATTGATACTCCTCCATCCTGAAGCAACCACCGTCATATGTACAACTAGGTGTTATAGACTTTATGCCATCTTATGTTATAACATCAACATCAATGAAATGAGTAACAGAATAAGCATCCATAACATCTTTAAGCAACAACATACAGCAATGGTATACCCCATAACTGTAGGGTCTTTTTCCTTCTAAGCTCTAACCAGAATATATCTGAAGTGTTTTCAGAAGTGCAATTCAACTGCCGGAGAGAAAAAGCTTCCACTAAGTATAAAATTCATAGAAAAGTATGGGAAAGCTACCATGAACCTGTTGTGTGGTAAGGAGCCTCTGTCTGGGGTGTGTACCAGATTCCTTGAAAAGCATAGGGGAATGTTCTGTAATAGAACAACTTCCCACAAGCAGTACATCATGCTTCTATCCTAGTCAAAGCTTCCAGGACTAACAAAATTCCCCTCCAATATTCATTTCAACAATGGCCAACTCCAAAAGACAGGTGGAAAAACTAGTACCGTTCATAtaccaaccaaaacaaaaaaataaaaaagaatttgaagtCAAATACCTTGAGATGAACAACTTCACCATCCTCAATTACCAAAACTTTCTTTGTGTGTTCAACTAGAGCATTGGCATCACTGGATAAGAAAAGTTCTTTGGGGAAATCATTCTTTGACAGGAATTTTTCATCATGAAATGCTGATCCATTGCTCCTGCCTTCCATTAATTCCTGAGATAATAGAAGCGAGGGACAatcagagaaaaataaattaaatcagaCAGAAGAAATATCACATTATACACATGCACAAAAGTGGATGCTGTTGGaggcagttttccattcatacAAAGTTTGGGCATAAAGGTTTTTAACTCTGGCAAAGGTCTATCACAAATCTTTAGAGTTTAGAGTGTTGAGGAGTTATCCTCCATACTTCTACACTCTTTCCCTACTCACGTCCCAAAGCCGCCATCAACTTCACCAGTTGTTGAGGCATCACCCATTCAATCGCAAGAAGATGGAAGATCGAAACCCACAATACGCTAGCCACTTCACAGTGAAACAACAAATGATCAGTGGTCTCACCACATTTC comes from Juglans microcarpa x Juglans regia isolate MS1-56 chromosome 8S, Jm3101_v1.0, whole genome shotgun sequence and encodes:
- the LOC121244431 gene encoding glutamine--fructose-6-phosphate aminotransferase [isomerizing] 2, with the protein product MCGIFAYLNYNVNKERRYILQVLFNGLRRLEYRGYDSAGVSIDSSSSDSSSSSSSQNYIFCPPPLVFRREGNIESLVKSVYQEVSETDLNLEESFSIHAGIAHTRWATHGEPAPRNSHPQSSGDGNEFLVVHNGVITNYEVLKETLVRHGFTFESETDTEVIPKLAKFVFDKANEEDDQTVTFSQVVLEVMRHLEGAYALIFKSRHYPNELIACKRGSPLLLGVKELMEGRSNGSAFHDEKFLSKNDFPKELFLSSDANALVEHTKKVLVIEDGEVVHLKDGGVSILKFDNDKGKHGRSLSRPASVQRALSVLEMEVEQINKGNYEHYMQKEIHEQPESLKTTMRGRLIRGGTCKAKTVLLGGLKDHLKTIRRSRRIVFIGCGTSYNAALAARPILEELSGVPVTMEIASDLLDRQGPIYREDTTVFVSQSGETADTLLALEYALENGALCVGITNTVGSAIARHTHCGIHINAGCEIGVASTKAYTSQIVVMAMLALAIGGDTISNQARREAIIDGLFDLPNNVREVLKLDQEMKDLAKLLVAEQSLLVFGRGYNYATALEGALKVKEVALMHSEGILAGEMKHGPLALVDENLPIVVIATRDACFSKQQSVIQQLHARKGRLIVMCSKGDANAVGPGGSCRVIEVPQVEDCLQPVVNIIPLQLLAYHLTVLRGFNVDQPRNLAKSVTTQ